The following are encoded in a window of Chloroflexia bacterium SDU3-3 genomic DNA:
- a CDS encoding GTPase, translating into MTDASRHFTGFTPDVLAALAVPGPAERWAAVQALLHPQLAALAELLRAEGERRFPRIWPIYEITFKNLRYVNRGSGARAPIDEYHFAVDRPPRGSGIYVAVSAAERTVLVTLQVARARKPQLGQVWEDGRAVWQPLIERVTDVRFVEDRARAGQPGDADAPWIERYLRSRRPGPLLAGFAYRWDDARIADPSFAQQLIADVLDLLALNEAVMEHAEDLEPDGPALLREGRAIYRQGALPPIETIVERIRAHGFALPEPTIRAYHVALQTKPLVILPGISGTGKTRLTKLYADAVHAAALRPGQENPYYLLVAVQPDWHNARDLLGYHNALTGTFHATPFLRFLQRAAADPAATYYVCLDEMNLARPEYYLAPILSALETEDHLIDLGIPGDEATTTAGEALRSPFRLPLNVRLTGTVNVDESTHSLSDKLLDRANVIELRDVDLAAFRATYRGPVDEPSWDVIAQLHAILTRAGQPFGYRTVSEMLRYLDHAQGVIAPAQALDQQIKQKILPKLRGDDNPRLRRALVSLIDLLIGGEPQPWAKAASIEPETIAAARFPESAEKARRMLERLDADGFTDFYGA; encoded by the coding sequence ATGACCGATGCATCTCGCCATTTTACTGGCTTTACGCCAGATGTGCTTGCCGCGCTGGCCGTGCCCGGCCCCGCCGAGCGCTGGGCCGCTGTGCAGGCGCTGCTGCACCCCCAGCTGGCCGCCCTGGCCGAGCTGCTGCGCGCCGAGGGCGAGCGCCGCTTCCCACGCATCTGGCCGATCTACGAGATCACCTTCAAGAATCTGCGCTATGTCAACCGGGGCAGCGGCGCGCGCGCACCGATCGACGAATACCACTTCGCCGTCGACAGGCCGCCGCGCGGGTCGGGCATCTACGTGGCCGTCAGCGCCGCCGAGCGCACGGTGCTGGTGACGCTGCAGGTGGCGCGGGCGCGCAAGCCACAGCTGGGCCAGGTGTGGGAGGACGGCCGCGCGGTGTGGCAGCCGCTGATCGAGCGCGTCACCGATGTGCGCTTTGTAGAAGATAGGGCGAGGGCCGGGCAGCCTGGCGACGCGGACGCGCCGTGGATCGAGCGCTACCTGCGCAGCCGCAGGCCCGGCCCGCTGCTGGCGGGCTTCGCCTACCGCTGGGATGACGCCCGGATCGCAGATCCATCCTTCGCCCAGCAGCTGATCGCCGACGTGCTCGACCTGCTGGCCCTCAACGAGGCAGTGATGGAGCACGCCGAGGATCTGGAGCCGGACGGCCCGGCGCTGCTGCGCGAGGGCCGCGCGATCTACCGCCAGGGCGCGCTGCCGCCGATCGAGACAATCGTCGAGCGCATCCGGGCGCACGGCTTCGCCCTGCCCGAGCCAACCATCCGCGCCTACCACGTGGCCCTGCAGACCAAGCCGCTGGTCATCCTGCCCGGCATCTCGGGCACAGGCAAAACCCGCCTCACCAAGCTCTACGCCGACGCGGTGCACGCCGCCGCACTGCGCCCCGGCCAGGAGAACCCCTACTACCTGCTGGTGGCGGTGCAACCCGACTGGCACAACGCCCGCGACCTGCTGGGCTACCACAACGCGCTCACCGGCACCTTTCACGCCACGCCCTTCCTGCGCTTCCTGCAGCGCGCCGCCGCCGACCCGGCGGCCACCTACTACGTGTGCCTAGACGAGATGAACCTGGCGCGGCCCGAGTACTACCTCGCGCCCATCCTCTCGGCGCTGGAGACCGAGGACCACCTGATCGACCTGGGCATCCCCGGCGACGAGGCCACCACCACGGCGGGCGAGGCGCTGCGCAGCCCCTTCCGCCTGCCGCTGAATGTGCGCTTGACCGGCACAGTAAATGTGGATGAGAGCACCCACAGCCTCTCCGACAAGCTGCTGGATCGGGCCAATGTGATCGAGCTGCGCGATGTGGACCTGGCGGCGTTCCGCGCCACCTACCGAGGCCCGGTGGATGAGCCGAGCTGGGATGTGATCGCCCAGCTGCACGCCATCCTCACGCGGGCCGGCCAGCCCTTCGGCTATCGCACGGTCAGCGAGATGCTGCGCTACCTTGATCACGCCCAGGGCGTGATCGCGCCCGCCCAGGCGCTCGACCAGCAGATCAAGCAGAAGATTCTGCCCAAGCTGCGCGGCGACGACAACCCGCGCCTGCGCCGCGCCCTTGTCAGCCTGATCGACCTGCTGATCGGTGGCGAGCCGCAGCCCTGGGCCAAGGCCGCCAGCATCGAGCCAGAGACCATCGCGGCGGCGCGTTTCCCCGAATCTGCCGAGAAGGCCCGCCGCATGCTTGAGCGGCTAGACGCCGACGGCTTCACCGACTTCTACGGTGCCTAA
- a CDS encoding site-specific DNA-methyltransferase, producing the protein MRRNAALPLDQVLIGDSTELLGQLPNKSVDLVFADPPYNLQLNKELLRPNMSRVDAVDDEWDQFQNFAAYDAFCDLWLRECRRVLKDTGTIWVIGSYHNIYRLGTLMMDIGFWLLNDVVWIKTNPTPQFRGVRFTNAHETLLWCKRSRGQRRYTFNYQMMKNLNDEKQMRSDWVMPICTGQERLRVGGVKAHPTQKPEALLYRVLLASTNPGDVVLDPFFGTGTTGAVAKALGRHFVGIEREEGYAELARERIARVAEAPAAPQALTLRTRKAQPRVRFGALLEAGMLRAGQQLFFQRTGQPAMVCADGTLSVGELRGSIHGLGAALAGQPSCNGWEVWLYARADGSLGPLDELRERYRAERGAS; encoded by the coding sequence ATGCGCCGCAACGCCGCCCTGCCGCTGGATCAAGTGCTGATCGGTGACAGCACCGAGCTGCTCGGGCAGCTCCCCAACAAGAGTGTCGACCTTGTTTTCGCCGACCCCCCCTACAACCTTCAGCTAAATAAAGAGCTGCTGCGCCCCAACATGTCGCGCGTGGACGCCGTGGATGACGAGTGGGACCAGTTCCAGAACTTCGCTGCCTACGATGCCTTCTGCGATCTGTGGCTGCGCGAGTGCCGCCGCGTGCTCAAAGACACCGGCACGATCTGGGTGATCGGCAGCTACCACAACATCTACCGCCTGGGCACGCTGATGATGGACATCGGCTTCTGGCTGCTGAACGACGTGGTGTGGATCAAGACCAACCCCACGCCGCAGTTCCGGGGCGTGCGCTTCACCAACGCCCACGAGACCCTGCTGTGGTGCAAGCGATCGCGCGGGCAGCGCCGCTACACCTTCAACTACCAGATGATGAAGAACCTGAACGACGAGAAGCAGATGCGCAGCGACTGGGTGATGCCGATCTGCACCGGCCAGGAGCGGCTGCGCGTGGGCGGCGTGAAGGCGCACCCGACCCAGAAGCCCGAGGCGCTGCTGTACCGCGTGCTGCTGGCCAGCACCAACCCTGGCGATGTGGTGCTCGACCCGTTTTTTGGCACGGGCACCACGGGGGCGGTGGCCAAGGCGCTGGGGCGGCACTTTGTGGGTATCGAGCGCGAGGAGGGCTATGCCGAACTGGCCCGCGAGCGGATCGCCCGTGTGGCCGAGGCCCCCGCTGCCCCGCAGGCGCTGACGCTGCGCACCCGCAAGGCCCAGCCCAGGGTGCGCTTCGGGGCGCTGCTGGAGGCCGGGATGCTGCGCGCCGGGCAGCAGCTGTTCTTCCAGCGCACCGGCCAGCCCGCCATGGTCTGCGCCGACGGCACACTGAGCGTGGGCGAGCTGCGCGGCTCGATCCACGGCCTGGGCGCGGCGCTGGCGGGCCAGCCATCCTGCAACGGCTGGGAGGTGTGGCTCTACGCCCGCGCCGACGGCAGCCTGGGGCCGCTCGACGAGCTGCGCGAGCGGTACCGCGCGGAGCGGGGGGCCAGTTAA